The sequence CTTGAGGCGAACAGGAAGAAGCTGGAATCCGGCGTTATCCCCGTGACAGAGGTTCAGGAGGCTGAAACGGCGCTTGCTTCAAGGGATGAGCAGATAATCGCAGCAAGGCAGGAAGTGAGGCGCACCAAGAACATTCTTGAAAACATCATAAACGCAGACCTTGCGAACGGGGCGGAGATCCCTGCTCTTAGAGGCATGGATGACGGACTGCCTGTTTCCGCGGTGTTTCTTGAACACGCAAGGGAGAAAAGACCGGACATGCTTAAACAGAAGCTGGCGCTGGCGAGCAGCGACATAAAAATACAATACCTGAGAAATCAGGAGCTGCCGGAGCTGGATTTCAAGGGCTCATTAGGCATCAACGGGCTTTCGGGGCATGAGGCGTCGGAAAACCGCTTTGACGGAAGCTACCTAGGTTCGCTCCCCTATGCCTCCGATTCCGGCGGTTATTCATGGTATGCGGGCGTGAACTTCCGCTATCCGCTGGGCAACCGGGCCGCAAGGGCGGAAAGCGCGGCGGCGGGCTCTGAAAAACTCAGAGAGCTCATAATAATGAAGAAGCTTGATGCTGACACAGTGACCGAGATACGCAACGCCTTTGTGCTCATAGAAGGCAGCCGTGAACGCCACGGGGTGGCGGGAAGGTTCAGGGCGCTGGCTGAGAAGTCCCTCGCGCAGGAGACAAGACGCATGGAGGAGGGACTCAGCGACACTTTCAGAATACTGGACTTTCAGGATGATGTGATAGAGGCGAAGATCAGGGAGCTTGACGCGCTTTATGATTACAACACAGGGCTTGCGAAGCTTTACAGGGCTTCCGGTGAAAACCTGAGCAGGTACGGAATAGCCTTCCGCTATTCAGACGGAAAAGTAATGTAACAGGGGAGAGCATCAATGAATGACGCGGATAAAATTACCGAACAGCGTGAAAAGAATCTGAACAGCAGGATAAAGTTGAGAAAGGCGGGCTTCTACGGAGCCGTTATCATAATAACCGCGGCGGCGGTTTTCTACGGCATGCCGAAATTTCTGTACGCCATGCACCATGAGAGCACTGACAACGCATACATCAAGGGAACCATAATTCCTGTATCTGCTGAGGTGAAGGGGCGCATAAAGGCTGTGCATGTCAGCGACAACATGCGGGTGAAAAAAGGGGATGTTCTCTTTGAGATAGATCAGGATGACTATCTTCTCGTTCTCAGCCGTGTGAAGCAGGACTATGAGGCAGCGCTGGCTGAAGAGATTAAGGCTGATTCCGCCGTGACTCAGGCGGAGAAAAATATCAGACAGGCGCAGGCAGCTCTCGGCAAGGCTCAGACCGAGGCTTCGTTTACAGGCAGAGAAGCGGAGCGCTACGGAAAACTTGAGAAGGAAAGCCTTATTTCCAAAAACGCATACGACAGTATGGTTTCGGGAGCTCAGGAGGCGTTTTCGACAGTTAAAGTCGCTGAGGCCTCCCTTGAGATGGCACACGCCGCATACAGCACAGCCGAGGCTGACAGAACCGTGAAAAAATACAAAACCGCCTCTGTTGCCGAGATGGTGAAGGAAGCGGAGCTTAATCTTGAAAAAACAAGGGTGAAAGCCCCCGCAGACGGCTACATAGGTCAGAACAACGCCAAAACCGGCAGATATGTTCAGCCCGGTCAGGCTGTCCTTGCCGTGGTGGACGGGGATGATGTGTGGATTGAGGCGAACTACAAAGAAACCCAGATGAAGCGCATAATAAAGGGTCAGGAGGTTGAGATCAAGGTCGATGCCTTCCCCGGCACGGTGTTCAAAGGGCATGTGGACAGCTTCCAGCCCGGAACGGGAGCGGCGTTCAGCCTTCTTCCTCCCGAGAACGCCTCAGGCAACTTCGTCAAGGTTGTGCAGAGGGTTCCGATTAAGATCACCCTCGATGAACAGCCCGGTCTGGACAGGCTTGTGGTGGGTCTTTCCGTGGTTCCCAGCGTAAACATAAAATAATATGACAGACACATTCAGACCCAATAAGGCAATGATCACCATCACGGTAATGACCGGAGCGGTGCTCAGCGCCCTTGACACGAGCATAGTCAACGTTGCTCTGCCGTATATGAGAGGGAATCTCGGAGCCTCAGTTGAGGAGATAGCGTGGGTTTCAACCTCATATATACTCTGCAACGTTATAATAATGCCGATAATCGGCTTCCTCAGCAGCAGGTTCGGGCGTAGGAACTTCTATCTCGCCAGCGTGGTAATGTTCACTGTTACCTCCATGCTCTGCGGGCTGGCGTGGGATCTCAACTCGATGATTTTCTTCCGCTGCCTTCAGGGAATAGGGGGCGGCGCACTGATCCCCATATCGCAGGCGATACTGCGTGAGAACTATCCGCCGGAGCAGCAGGGCTTCGCCATGGGGATATTCGGTCTCGGTGTCGTTATGGGTCCGGCTCTGGGACCGACATTGGGCGGCTGGCTCACTGATAACTACTCATGGCCGTGGATATTCTATATCAACGTTCCGGTCGGTATTGTGAACATACTGCTCACCATGAAGTTTATAAAGGATCCGGAGTTTCTTTCCCGTTCAAAGGGCAAGGTGGACGCCCTCGGTCTCGGGCTGATGGTGGTCGGGCTCGGAGCGCTGCAGATAATGCTTGAGGAAGGTCAGCAGAAGGACTGGTTCCAGTCTGATTTTATAACAACACTTGCAGTCACCGCAGCGGTTGGGCTCACATTGTTTGTTATAAGGGAGCTCAGTGCGGACAAGCCTGCGGTGAACCTGCGGCTTCTGAAAGACAGGACATTCACCTCCGGCACTCTGATAGGGGGTGTTCTGGGTATAAGTCTGTTCGCCAGCCTTTTTCTTTTACCTATGTTTTTGCAGCAGCTTCTCGGGTATCCGGCGTTTGACTCGGGGCTTGCCCTCATGCCCCGAAGCGTGGCGATGGCAATATTCATGCCCATTGTCGGGAGGCTGTACACTGTTGTGGGCGCACGGGCGCTTATAGGCGCGGGACTTTTGGTAAACGGGGTGAGCTTCTGGCAGCTTTCAAGGCTTTCTCTGGATGTTGGCTACTGGGACATCTTTTTCCCTCAGGTGTGGCAGGGGCTCGGCTTCGGACTGATATTCGTGGCTCTCAGCACAGTGACGCTTTCCACTGTGGAAAAGAAGGATATTACCGATGCCTCCGGTCTGTACAACGTTGTGCGTCAGGTCTTCGGCAGTGTGGGGATCGCCCTTTCCGCAACATTTGTGACAAGGTACGAAACCATATACCACAGCACGCTCACGGAGCACATAACCGAATACTCGTTTACCGCGTTATCATGGCTTGACAGCCTCGGCGGAATGTTCTTCTCCGCGGGGAGCGACGGCGCGGCGGCAGAGACCAAGGGGCTGAGGATGATAGAACTCCTTGTGATGAGGCAGGGAGCGATGATGGCTTATAATCAGGTGTTCTTTATGGTTGCTGTTCTGTTTTTTATGAGCTTCCCGCTTATATTTCTTCTTAAGGACGAGAAAAAAGCTTAGCGAGCCCTGAAAAGGGCTCTTTTAAGTTGCATTATGTTTTTTTTCCATTAAAATTTTCCATTCACCTCGGAGGAAAAACTATGATTAAGGTTCTAATTAACGGGGAAAAGTGCAAAGGGTGCGGTCTGTGCATTCAGGTCTGTCCGAAGAGGATTCTCCGTTTTTCCGAAAATATAAACTCCATGGGCTACAATATTATTATGTGTACGGATCAGGATGCGTGTATTCTCTGCAAAAGCTGCGCGCTTGTCTGTCCCGATGTGGTTTTCACCCTTCAGAAACAGGATTCAGGCGGTAAATAATGAATAAAAAAGTGCTGATGAAGGGGAACGAAGCCATAGCCGAAGCGTCCGTAAGAGCGGGGCTGGCTGGCTATTTCGGTTATCCCATCACCCCCCAGAACGAATTTACGGCATATATGTCATACCACATGCCCGCAAAGGGCAGAGCCTTCGTGCAGGCGGAAAGCGAAGTGGCGGCGATCAACATGGTCTACGGAGCGGCGGCTACCGGATGCAGGGTAATGACCTCCTCCTCAAGTCCGGGAATCGCTCTTATGCAGGAAGCGATCTCATACATGTGCGGAGCGGAAGTGCCCGCAGTCATAGTGAACATAATGCGCGGCGGTCCCGGTCTCGGCAATATAGGTCCCAGTCAGGGTGACTATAATCAGGCGACAAGAGGCGGCGGCAACGGCGATTACAAAATGATCGTATACGCTCCCTCCACTGTTCAGGAAGCGGTTGACCTCACGTATAACGCCTTTGACGTGGCTGACAAATATAAAATACCCGTGTTCATCCTAGGCGACGGTGCACTGGGACAAATGGCGGAACCTGTTCTCCTCCCCGAGGAAAAGCCTGTGATGAAAGGCGATCAGGGCTGGGGATTAAGCGGCGCAAAGGGCAGAGAACCCAGAGCGGTTATGTCGCTGAGGCTTGCGGAAGGCGAGCTGAGGAAGCATAACTGGAATCTGGCGGCGAAATTTGAGAGAATAGCCGAAGCCGAAACAAAATATGAGCTTACAGATACAGACTACGATGTGCTTGTCACAGCTTTCGGAACGGCGGCAAGGGTTGCGAAAACCGCTGTCCGCCAGCTCAGGGAGCAGGGGATAAAGGCTGCCCTGTTCCGTCCAGTTACCATATGCCCCTTCCCCTATGCCGCGCTCGCGGATGCGGCGAAACAGGCTAAGAAGGTTCTCGTGGCGGAGATGAACACAGGGCAGATGCTCTTTGACGTGAAGGTTGCCGTTGAGGGCGCTGCTCCCGTTGAGTTCATGGGCTGCCCGGGCGGGGAGTCCTTCTCACCGGAAGAGATTGCCGCCAAAATTAAAGAGATGCAGGGGTAGGCGGATGAGCATAGTTTTTCAGAAACCGGAAAGCTTAACCGATAAAACAACGATCTTCTGCCCCGGATGCAGTCACGGTATAATCCACAGGCTGGTGGGCGAGGCTCTGGACGAGCTTGAGCTTCGTGAAACCACAGTGGGCGTCGCCCCTGTGGGGTGCGGAGTTCTTCTGTATGAATATTTCAGAACAGATATAGTCGAGGCTCCCCACGGCAGGGCTCCAGCTCTTGCCACAGGGATAAAAAGGGTAAGACCCGACCTCACAGTGTTCAGCTATCAGGGCGACGGCGACCTTGCCTCCATAGGCATGGCGGAGATTATGCACGCCGCCAACAGGGGTGAGATGATCACCGTTATCTTCGTGAACAACGCCAATTACGGTATGACAGGCGGACAGATGGCTCCCACCACCCTGCCCGGACAGAAAACAACCACGACTCCCACAGGCAGAGACTGCGCGACCCACGGCTCCCCTTTCAGAATGGCGGAGATTATGGGCGCTCTTGACCCTGTGGTTTACAGCGCGAGAGTGAGCGCCGCGACTCCGGCTAAGATAATGAAGGCTAAAAGAGCTGTGAAAAAAGCCTTTCAGAACCAGAAGGAGAACAGGGGCTTCTCATTCGTTGAGGTTCTTTCCACCTGCCCCACAAACTGGGGAATGACTCCGGTTGACGCCGTTCAGTTTGTGGAGAAGGATATGGAGGCTTACTACCCTTTGGGCGTGTTCAGGGATGCCTGCGGGGGTGAGAAATGATTTTTGAAAGCGTAATGGCGGGCTTCGGCGGGCAGGGCATCCTCAGCGCCGGAATGATGCTCGCCCATATCGCCTCCCACAAGGGGCTTAATGTCACATGGTTCCCATCCTACGGAGCGGAGCAGAGAGGCGGAACGGCGAACTGCACCGTTGTCATATCCGACCTTGAGATAGGCTCTCCCATTGTCACTGCTCCTGCTTACGGGCTGATAATGAACATGCCTTCTTTCAACAAGTTCCAGCCCCGTTTCCGCAAAGGCGCTAAAGCGGTGCTTGACACGTCGCTTATTGACCCCTCCGCAGTAACAAGGACTGATGTGGGTTTTTTCGGGCTGAATGCCGGAGACATAGCGAGGGATCTCGGAAATGTAAAGGTTGCCAATATGGTTATGATAGGCGGTCTTCTGGCGGTTTCCGGTCTGTTCAGTCTTCAGGAGGCTGTGGCTGAACTTCCCAATGCTCTTTCAAAGAAGCATCATGATCTGATACCTCTGAATGAACGGGCGCTGTCCAAAGGGTTCAGTGAGATTAAAAAATTAAATTAATGGTTAAACAGGGCGTCCTTCGGGACGCCCTGTTTGTTTCCGGAGCTTAAAAACAGGCATACTGCAAAACCCTATACAGCAAAGGTTTACGGGCTTGTTCAATGGTTGTATAAGATTCATAAACTTTTCTATTGAGTTTTTTAATGTAATCCACTAAAACAAAATACTTTTCTATTTTCGGAGGTTCTGATATGTCGCTTATGAATAAGTTCTGGGACATCGCCAAGTCCAGAAACAAGACAATTGTTTTGCCGGAAGGAACTGATGAAAGGACAATAGACGCCGCCAACGCCATAGTTGAAAACGGACTCGCCAAGGTCATAGTTCTGGGGGACGAGAAGGAAGTAAGGGGGCTCTTCGCACAGAAGGGCTACGCAGTGAAATGCGAAATTAT is a genomic window of Geovibrio thiophilus containing:
- a CDS encoding TolC family protein, which codes for MRRIILTAACVLAFGIGANAETFSLTDAIKAGLENGLGIKAAGLSADAAKETVQTYRAEFDPYVSASAGVEDYKDPNSYSVYDTDFRTKRDFTGGISITKKHEAGFTAEVSADSARLRNNDEREELNPAYRTGVEFRLSFPLLKNYGRDTGTAGIRTAENTSAAYGLDYFASALDTAYSAETAYYAYQRALGVLAYREESGRLAAKLLEANRKKLESGVIPVTEVQEAETALASRDEQIIAARQEVRRTKNILENIINADLANGAEIPALRGMDDGLPVSAVFLEHAREKRPDMLKQKLALASSDIKIQYLRNQELPELDFKGSLGINGLSGHEASENRFDGSYLGSLPYASDSGGYSWYAGVNFRYPLGNRAARAESAAAGSEKLRELIIMKKLDADTVTEIRNAFVLIEGSRERHGVAGRFRALAEKSLAQETRRMEEGLSDTFRILDFQDDVIEAKIRELDALYDYNTGLAKLYRASGENLSRYGIAFRYSDGKVM
- a CDS encoding HlyD family secretion protein; this encodes MNDADKITEQREKNLNSRIKLRKAGFYGAVIIITAAAVFYGMPKFLYAMHHESTDNAYIKGTIIPVSAEVKGRIKAVHVSDNMRVKKGDVLFEIDQDDYLLVLSRVKQDYEAALAEEIKADSAVTQAEKNIRQAQAALGKAQTEASFTGREAERYGKLEKESLISKNAYDSMVSGAQEAFSTVKVAEASLEMAHAAYSTAEADRTVKKYKTASVAEMVKEAELNLEKTRVKAPADGYIGQNNAKTGRYVQPGQAVLAVVDGDDVWIEANYKETQMKRIIKGQEVEIKVDAFPGTVFKGHVDSFQPGTGAAFSLLPPENASGNFVKVVQRVPIKITLDEQPGLDRLVVGLSVVPSVNIK
- a CDS encoding DHA2 family efflux MFS transporter permease subunit, whose translation is MTDTFRPNKAMITITVMTGAVLSALDTSIVNVALPYMRGNLGASVEEIAWVSTSYILCNVIIMPIIGFLSSRFGRRNFYLASVVMFTVTSMLCGLAWDLNSMIFFRCLQGIGGGALIPISQAILRENYPPEQQGFAMGIFGLGVVMGPALGPTLGGWLTDNYSWPWIFYINVPVGIVNILLTMKFIKDPEFLSRSKGKVDALGLGLMVVGLGALQIMLEEGQQKDWFQSDFITTLAVTAAVGLTLFVIRELSADKPAVNLRLLKDRTFTSGTLIGGVLGISLFASLFLLPMFLQQLLGYPAFDSGLALMPRSVAMAIFMPIVGRLYTVVGARALIGAGLLVNGVSFWQLSRLSLDVGYWDIFFPQVWQGLGFGLIFVALSTVTLSTVEKKDITDASGLYNVVRQVFGSVGIALSATFVTRYETIYHSTLTEHITEYSFTALSWLDSLGGMFFSAGSDGAAAETKGLRMIELLVMRQGAMMAYNQVFFMVAVLFFMSFPLIFLLKDEKKA
- a CDS encoding 4Fe-4S dicluster domain-containing protein, whose amino-acid sequence is MIKVLINGEKCKGCGLCIQVCPKRILRFSENINSMGYNIIMCTDQDACILCKSCALVCPDVVFTLQKQDSGGK
- the vorB gene encoding 3-methyl-2-oxobutanoate dehydrogenase subunit VorB produces the protein MNKKVLMKGNEAIAEASVRAGLAGYFGYPITPQNEFTAYMSYHMPAKGRAFVQAESEVAAINMVYGAAATGCRVMTSSSSPGIALMQEAISYMCGAEVPAVIVNIMRGGPGLGNIGPSQGDYNQATRGGGNGDYKMIVYAPSTVQEAVDLTYNAFDVADKYKIPVFILGDGALGQMAEPVLLPEEKPVMKGDQGWGLSGAKGREPRAVMSLRLAEGELRKHNWNLAAKFERIAEAETKYELTDTDYDVLVTAFGTAARVAKTAVRQLREQGIKAALFRPVTICPFPYAALADAAKQAKKVLVAEMNTGQMLFDVKVAVEGAAPVEFMGCPGGESFSPEEIAAKIKEMQG
- a CDS encoding thiamine pyrophosphate-dependent enzyme — translated: MSIVFQKPESLTDKTTIFCPGCSHGIIHRLVGEALDELELRETTVGVAPVGCGVLLYEYFRTDIVEAPHGRAPALATGIKRVRPDLTVFSYQGDGDLASIGMAEIMHAANRGEMITVIFVNNANYGMTGGQMAPTTLPGQKTTTTPTGRDCATHGSPFRMAEIMGALDPVVYSARVSAATPAKIMKAKRAVKKAFQNQKENRGFSFVEVLSTCPTNWGMTPVDAVQFVEKDMEAYYPLGVFRDACGGEK
- a CDS encoding 2-oxoacid:acceptor oxidoreductase family protein; translated protein: MIFESVMAGFGGQGILSAGMMLAHIASHKGLNVTWFPSYGAEQRGGTANCTVVISDLEIGSPIVTAPAYGLIMNMPSFNKFQPRFRKGAKAVLDTSLIDPSAVTRTDVGFFGLNAGDIARDLGNVKVANMVMIGGLLAVSGLFSLQEAVAELPNALSKKHHDLIPLNERALSKGFSEIKKLN